From the Ruminiclostridium josui JCM 17888 genome, one window contains:
- a CDS encoding glycoside hydrolase family 43 protein, whose protein sequence is MTKKDCNYFSNPILPGFYPDPSICRVNDDYYLVTSSFTYFPGLPVFHSKDLVNWKQIGHALDRTTQLDLDELEQSQGIYAPTIRYNKGLFYIACTNVGKKGNFIITAEKPEGPWSEPYWLEDAPGIDPSLFFDDDGKVYFMGTYDAPDGTYYGDNEIWMRELDTAKMQLTGPRYGLWRGAMKNAVWPEGPHLYKINGYYYLMIAEGGTDYHHSVTIARSKNITGPYEGCRGNPILTHRHLGRKYPIANVGHADLVETQNGEWWMVALASRPYGGYYRNLGRETFLIPVIWEDGWPVVSPLSGKVEFTYERPKLPPDNPVEATVCDHFDSQKLDFIWNFVRTPRENFYSLTERPGYLRLKLRPVKITEEKNPSFVGRRQQHINFMAKAIMEFSPENENEAAGILLIQNNNYHMRFECTCFGEKNVIRLVVCNDGKENVIGQKEITKKRIHMVVKACGQDYSFYFGDDNQLWELAVNVDGRILSTDVAGGFIGTYVGMFASSNGHDSKNTADFDLFEYSGL, encoded by the coding sequence TTGACAAAAAAAGACTGTAATTATTTCAGTAATCCAATATTGCCGGGGTTTTATCCCGATCCTTCAATATGCCGTGTGAACGATGACTATTATCTTGTTACATCAAGCTTTACATATTTTCCGGGACTACCGGTTTTCCACAGTAAAGATTTAGTTAATTGGAAACAAATAGGTCATGCTCTGGACAGAACCACTCAGCTCGATTTAGATGAACTTGAACAGTCACAGGGAATATATGCTCCAACTATCAGATACAATAAAGGACTGTTTTATATTGCATGTACCAATGTAGGAAAAAAGGGCAATTTCATAATTACGGCTGAAAAACCAGAGGGCCCGTGGTCAGAGCCATACTGGCTGGAAGATGCGCCAGGTATTGACCCGTCACTTTTCTTTGATGATGACGGAAAAGTATATTTTATGGGCACATATGATGCACCGGACGGAACATATTACGGAGATAATGAAATCTGGATGAGAGAACTTGACACTGCGAAAATGCAGCTTACAGGGCCAAGATATGGTTTGTGGAGAGGTGCAATGAAAAATGCTGTGTGGCCTGAAGGCCCTCATCTCTATAAAATTAACGGATATTATTATTTGATGATTGCTGAGGGCGGAACGGATTATCATCATTCAGTTACAATTGCCAGAAGCAAAAATATAACAGGACCTTATGAGGGCTGCAGAGGAAATCCTATTCTTACCCATAGACACTTAGGAAGAAAATACCCTATTGCAAACGTAGGCCATGCCGACCTTGTTGAAACCCAAAACGGAGAGTGGTGGATGGTTGCACTTGCATCAAGACCGTATGGAGGTTACTATAGAAACCTAGGCCGTGAAACATTTCTTATTCCAGTAATATGGGAAGATGGCTGGCCGGTAGTAAGTCCTTTAAGTGGAAAAGTTGAGTTTACCTATGAAAGACCTAAACTTCCTCCGGACAACCCGGTTGAAGCAACAGTTTGTGACCACTTTGACAGCCAAAAGCTTGACTTTATATGGAATTTCGTGCGTACTCCAAGAGAAAATTTCTACAGTCTCACTGAAAGACCAGGATATTTACGTTTAAAGCTGAGACCTGTAAAAATTACTGAGGAGAAGAACCCAAGCTTTGTTGGCAGACGCCAGCAGCATATTAATTTTATGGCAAAAGCAATAATGGAGTTTTCTCCTGAGAATGAAAATGAGGCAGCAGGCATATTACTAATACAAAATAACAATTATCACATGAGATTTGAGTGTACCTGCTTTGGAGAAAAGAATGTAATAAGGTTGGTTGTATGTAACGACGGAAAGGAAAACGTCATAGGGCAAAAGGAAATTACCAAAAAACGCATTCATATGGTTGTAAAGGCATGTGGTCAGGATTACAGTTTTTACTTCGGTGATGATAACCAACTGTGGGAGTTGGCTGTAAATGTAGATGGAAGAATACTGAGTACTGATGTAGCGGGAGGATTTATCGGGACATATGTAGGGATGTTTGCCAGCAGTAATGGGCATGACAGCAAAAATACGGCTGATTTTGATTTATTTGAATATTCAGGATTATAA
- the tadA gene encoding tRNA adenosine(34) deaminase TadA, with the protein MYTRNEQFMLEAINQAKKAYENGESPVGAIIVKDGKIIARGRNQKEEKLDVTSHAEIEAIKKAAKALGTWKLEGCDMYVTLEPCPMCAGAIIQSRIKTLYIGAMDKKAGAAGSVVDLFRVPQFNHKVDVVYGLMFEECGNILTEFFKQLRKT; encoded by the coding sequence ATGTACACCAGAAACGAGCAGTTTATGCTTGAGGCAATCAATCAGGCAAAAAAGGCATACGAAAATGGCGAATCACCGGTAGGAGCAATTATAGTAAAGGATGGAAAGATAATTGCTAGGGGCCGAAATCAAAAGGAAGAAAAGCTGGATGTTACATCTCATGCTGAAATAGAAGCTATAAAAAAAGCGGCAAAGGCGCTTGGAACCTGGAAACTGGAAGGATGTGACATGTACGTTACTCTGGAGCCGTGTCCAATGTGTGCAGGAGCTATTATTCAATCAAGAATAAAAACACTTTATATAGGAGCAATGGACAAAAAAGCAGGTGCAGCAGGGTCAGTGGTAGATTTATTTAGAGTTCCACAATTTAATCACAAAGTTGACGTAGTATATGGATTAATGTTTGAGGAATGTGGAAATATATTAACGGAATTCTTTAAGCAGTTAAGAAAAACTTAA
- the gmd gene encoding GDP-mannose 4,6-dehydratase: MKKALITGITGQDGSYLSEFLLNKGYEVHGIVRRSSSLNTQRISHLLGDETGENSQISLHFGDLSDSGSLSKLLYKIEPDEVYNLGAQSHVKVSFDVPEYTGDVDALGTVRLLESIREINPSIKFYQASSSELFGKVRETPQSETTPFYPRSPYGVSKMYAYWITVNYRDAYNLFACNGILFNHESPRRGETFVTRKITKGIADIVHGKTDKLYLGNIDAKRDWGFAGDYVEAMWLMLQQDEPDDYVIATGETHTVREFCNLAFKHVGITLEWQGSGEQEKAVDRVTGKELINISSKFFRPTEVDLLLGNPSKAKSKLNWKQRVSFEELVKMMVESDLNEEMK; this comes from the coding sequence ATGAAAAAAGCTTTAATTACAGGAATAACAGGGCAAGATGGCTCATATCTGTCTGAGTTTTTATTAAATAAAGGTTACGAGGTTCATGGTATTGTCAGAAGAAGCAGCAGCCTAAATACTCAGAGGATATCCCATCTTCTCGGTGATGAAACTGGGGAAAATTCACAGATTTCTCTTCACTTCGGGGATTTATCCGACTCCGGCAGTCTGAGTAAACTTCTTTATAAGATAGAACCCGATGAAGTTTACAATCTGGGTGCTCAAAGTCATGTCAAAGTATCCTTTGATGTTCCCGAATATACCGGAGATGTGGATGCATTGGGAACTGTACGACTTTTAGAAAGCATCAGGGAAATTAATCCGAGTATTAAGTTCTACCAGGCCTCCTCAAGTGAATTATTCGGTAAGGTAAGAGAAACTCCTCAAAGTGAGACCACTCCCTTCTATCCGAGAAGTCCGTATGGTGTGTCTAAAATGTATGCATACTGGATTACAGTAAACTACCGTGATGCATATAATCTTTTTGCCTGTAACGGAATCCTTTTTAACCATGAGTCTCCCAGACGCGGAGAAACTTTTGTAACCCGTAAGATAACCAAAGGTATAGCTGACATAGTACATGGGAAAACGGACAAACTGTACCTTGGTAACATTGATGCAAAAAGAGATTGGGGTTTTGCAGGGGATTATGTAGAAGCAATGTGGCTCATGCTTCAGCAGGATGAACCCGACGATTACGTTATAGCAACAGGGGAAACTCATACTGTAAGAGAATTCTGTAATCTTGCATTTAAGCATGTAGGAATAACATTGGAGTGGCAAGGCTCCGGAGAACAAGAAAAGGCTGTAGACAGGGTTACGGGGAAAGAACTTATTAATATCAGCAGTAAATTCTTCCGGCCTACGGAAGTAGATTTGCTTTTGGGGAATCCATCTAAAGCCAAAAGTAAACTCAATTGGAAACAAAGAGTTTCTTTTGAAGAGCTTGTAAAAATGATGGTTGAAAGTGATTTAAATGAGGAGATGAAATAA
- a CDS encoding GDP-L-fucose synthase family protein, with protein sequence MNKDSKIYVAGHSGMVGSAIVRRLQKNGYENILCKSHKELDLTNQALTEQFFMDEKPEYVFIAAAKVGGIHANNSFPADFIMENMLIECNVIKSAFKSGVKKLLFLGSSCIYPKLCPQPIKEEYLLTGELEPTNEAYALAKISGIKMCQSYNKQYGTRFISAMPASLYGVNDRFDINNSHVIPAMIIKFHEAKVKNKPYVELWGTGNPLREFLYVDDMADACLYLMQNYEGNEFVNIGSGKEISIRELAETIKRVTEYTGELVFDTTKPDGTPRRVLDNSKIHKTGWVPQVEIEEGLRREYEYYLNNVLSKK encoded by the coding sequence ATGAATAAGGATAGTAAAATTTATGTAGCCGGACACAGCGGAATGGTTGGCTCTGCAATCGTAAGGAGACTTCAAAAGAACGGATATGAAAATATTTTATGTAAAAGTCATAAAGAACTTGACCTTACAAACCAAGCCTTAACAGAACAGTTCTTTATGGATGAAAAACCGGAATATGTTTTTATTGCAGCCGCAAAAGTTGGCGGAATACATGCCAACAACTCCTTTCCTGCTGATTTTATAATGGAAAATATGCTTATTGAGTGCAATGTAATAAAAAGTGCTTTTAAAAGCGGAGTCAAAAAGCTTCTGTTCTTAGGCAGTTCGTGTATATACCCTAAATTATGTCCCCAACCCATAAAGGAGGAATATTTGCTGACTGGTGAACTTGAGCCTACTAATGAAGCATACGCTTTGGCAAAAATATCTGGAATAAAAATGTGCCAGTCCTATAATAAGCAATATGGAACACGGTTCATTTCCGCCATGCCTGCAAGTCTTTATGGTGTTAATGACAGATTTGATATTAATAATTCCCATGTTATTCCTGCAATGATTATTAAATTTCACGAAGCAAAAGTGAAAAATAAGCCTTATGTTGAATTGTGGGGTACAGGAAATCCTCTAAGGGAATTTCTTTACGTTGATGACATGGCAGATGCATGCTTGTATCTTATGCAGAATTATGAAGGAAACGAATTTGTCAATATCGGTTCAGGCAAGGAAATCAGTATACGTGAGCTTGCCGAAACAATTAAGCGAGTAACGGAATACACCGGAGAACTTGTTTTTGATACAACCAAACCTGATGGCACACCCAGACGTGTATTGGACAACAGTAAGATACATAAGACAGGGTGGGTACCTCAAGTTGAAATTGAAGAAGGTCTTCGCAGGGAGTATGAATACTATCTTAATAATGTTTTATCAAAAAAATAA
- a CDS encoding DivIVA domain-containing protein, translating to MYYTPEDFKCLCIKKSLINGYCRKQVDAILAQVGEDYISMAKENEEMKSKINLLNETVQHYKVLEESLQHSIIVAQHTSEQIKTNACEKAKNITDEAELSAQRIIETANLEVIKAKGKLDEIKGQLYSFKTKSEALINAQLDVLKQLFSEENSEENKG from the coding sequence ATGTATTATACTCCCGAAGATTTTAAATGTCTTTGCATAAAAAAGTCCCTGATTAACGGATATTGCAGAAAACAGGTTGATGCGATCCTTGCCCAAGTGGGTGAGGACTACATAAGTATGGCTAAAGAAAACGAGGAAATGAAAAGCAAAATAAATTTACTTAATGAAACCGTTCAACACTATAAAGTACTTGAGGAATCATTACAGCATTCTATAATAGTTGCACAGCATACAAGTGAACAAATAAAAACAAATGCATGTGAGAAAGCAAAAAATATAACTGATGAGGCAGAGCTAAGTGCACAAAGGATTATTGAAACTGCAAACCTTGAGGTAATTAAGGCAAAAGGGAAGCTGGATGAAATAAAGGGGCAGTTATATTCATTTAAAACAAAGTCCGAGGCATTGATAAATGCTCAACTGGATGTATTAAAGCAATTATTCAGTGAGGAAAATAGTGAAGAAAATAAAGGGTAG
- a CDS encoding aminoglycoside phosphotransferase family protein yields MDEKKNMYMGLIRSRCPQINITKVEYLINEGRYNDVIIINDTYIFKFARYDWSVAYLDNEAKVTNFIRNRIEPLVPAHEPLGREMVKYNIIKGKPILRNLLLQLNGKHQETLAQQIGTFLKSLHTIPVEEAENMGIGEFQNPIDQNGWEQFVDEIYRKVFPYCSDYTKEYIKQVFKPVENDDDFLSYEPSLIHGDLSAYHLLIDSRLKKLTGVIGFALSGLGDPAYDVGILLDNLGEAFLKRVARYYPSLESLLDRARFYATLNDILWVRDIADMITTRDFTNFRFNIRERDIMPIGFRW; encoded by the coding sequence ATGGACGAAAAGAAGAATATGTATATGGGGCTTATAAGAAGCAGATGCCCTCAGATTAATATAACAAAAGTGGAATACCTGATAAATGAGGGTAGATATAATGATGTAATTATTATAAATGACACTTACATTTTCAAATTTGCCAGATACGACTGGAGTGTTGCTTATTTAGATAACGAGGCAAAGGTTACTAATTTCATTCGTAACCGTATAGAACCCCTTGTTCCTGCTCATGAACCCCTTGGGAGAGAAATGGTAAAATATAACATAATAAAGGGAAAACCTATATTAAGGAACCTGCTGCTGCAATTAAATGGCAAACACCAGGAAACTTTAGCACAGCAGATAGGAACTTTCCTTAAATCACTTCACACAATACCAGTCGAAGAGGCTGAAAATATGGGAATCGGCGAATTTCAAAATCCTATAGACCAAAATGGATGGGAGCAATTTGTTGATGAAATATATAGAAAGGTATTCCCATATTGTTCCGACTATACAAAGGAATATATAAAACAGGTATTTAAACCTGTTGAAAATGATGATGATTTTTTGTCCTACGAACCTTCTCTTATTCACGGAGATCTTTCTGCTTATCACTTGCTTATAGACAGCAGACTAAAGAAATTAACGGGTGTAATAGGTTTTGCCCTTTCGGGATTAGGTGACCCTGCCTATGATGTAGGGATACTTCTTGATAATCTGGGAGAAGCTTTTTTAAAACGTGTGGCGAGGTATTATCCTAGTCTGGAAAGTCTACTTGACAGGGCAAGGTTTTATGCAACTTTGAATGATATACTGTGGGTTAGAGACATTGCAGATATGATTACAACCAGAGATTTTACCAACTTTAGGTTTAATATCAGGGAAAGGGATATAATGCCTATTGGTTTTAGGTGGTAA